One region of Centropristis striata isolate RG_2023a ecotype Rhode Island chromosome 3, C.striata_1.0, whole genome shotgun sequence genomic DNA includes:
- the rdh5 gene encoding retinol dehydrogenase 5: MDTQFVYDLLGENAWLYISATFVVLWFIVWLYRDSLEIEKFTDKYVFVTGCDSGFGNLLCKKLDRRGFHVLAGCLTEKGADDLKRAAGPYLKTVLLDVTSLDSIQKAMEWTKNEVGDNGLWGIVNNAGRSLPMGPSEWMKVEDFHSTLKVNMNGVIAMTMTFLPLIKKARGRIVNVASVLGRVAANGGGYCISKFAVESFSDCLRRDINYFGINVCIIEPGFFKTAVTSLDPLERELHRLWNQLSPEVQASYGDKYLDKYIKVQRLIMNTVCDTDLTKVTSCMEHALTAAYPRTRYSPGWDAKLVWIPLSYMPSCVVDIGLKLVLPRPSKSV; encoded by the exons ATGGATACGCAGTTTGTCTATGATCTTTTAGg GGAAAATGCTTGGTTGTACATCAGtgcaaccttcgtggtgttGTGGTTTATTGTGTGGCTGTACAGAGACAGCCTGGAGATTGAAAAGTTCACCGACAAGTACGTCTTTGTGACCGGCTGTGACTCTGGGTTTGGCAACCTGCTGTGTAAGAAGCTTGACCGTAGAGGTTTTCACGTGCTGGCTGGCTGTCTCACGGAAAAGGGAGCTGATGACCTGAAAAGGGCAGCAGGGCCTTATTTGAAGACTGTCCTGCTGGATGTGACCAGTCTGGACAGCATCCAGAAGGCAATGGAGTGGACCAAGAATGAGGTTGGCGATAACG GGCTTTGGGGTATTGTGAACAATGCTGGACGCTCATTACCCATGGGTCCCTCAGAGTGGATGAAAGTGGAGGATTTCCACAGCACACTGAAAGTCAACATGAATGGAGTGATTGCCATGACGATGACCTTCCTGCCCCTCATCAAAAAGGCTCGTGGCCGTATTGTAAACGTAGCATCAGTGCTAGGCAGGGTGGCTGCTAACGGTGGAGGATACTGCATCTCCAAGTTTGCAGTGGAGTCTTTCTCTGACTGCCTCAG GAGAGATATAAACTACTTTGGAATCAATGTGTGCATCATTGAGCCGGGGTTCTTCAAGACCGCAGTGACAAGCCTCGACCCCCTGGAGAGGGAGCTGCATCGCCTGTGGAACCAGCTCAGCCCTGAAGTACAAGCCAGCTATGGGGACAAGTACCTTGATAAAT ACATCAAAGTCCAGCGTTTGATCATGAATACTGTCTGCGATACTGACCTGACCAAGGTGACCAGCTGCATGGAGCACGCTCTGACTGCTGCCTACCCACGCACCAGATACAGCCCCGGCTGGGATGCCAAGCTTGTCTGGATCCCCCTGTCTTACATGCCTTCATGTGTGGTTGACATTGGGCTGAAGCTGGTGCTGCCTCGCCCATCAAAGAGTGTGTAA